A single Deltaproteobacteria bacterium DNA region contains:
- a CDS encoding DUF4276 family protein, translating into MTGVYIATEDALSEAVADRLIEEENRGIYVAVHLGRKGNDYLKRELRQFKKIARYIPVLLLTDLDRIECPTALIDDWRGRMVLPETMLFRVSVRETEAWLLADREGFAQFSGVPLIRIPNHPESLVDPKEALLNLVRRYGRRSVKADILPARGSTARIGLAYNQALCGFVQESWSLERAAQAADSLDRARRRLHELRLRLEHHQ; encoded by the coding sequence ATGACGGGCGTTTACATTGCCACAGAAGACGCCTTAAGCGAGGCCGTAGCAGATCGTCTTATCGAGGAAGAAAACCGGGGCATTTACGTTGCGGTGCATCTGGGCCGGAAGGGCAACGACTATCTCAAGAGAGAACTCCGGCAATTCAAAAAGATAGCCCGCTATATTCCTGTCTTGCTTCTCACGGACCTCGATCGTATCGAATGCCCGACTGCTTTGATCGACGATTGGCGTGGAAGAATGGTTTTGCCGGAGACGATGCTTTTTCGGGTCTCGGTGCGTGAGACTGAGGCGTGGCTATTGGCCGATCGAGAAGGGTTCGCTCAGTTTTCCGGCGTGCCTCTAATTCGAATACCCAATCACCCGGAATCGCTTGTCGATCCAAAGGAAGCACTTCTCAACCTCGTCCGGCGCTACGGCAGGAGATCCGTAAAAGCCGATATTCTTCCTGCGCGGGGCTCTACTGCAAGGATAGGGCTCGCCTATAACCAGGCATTATGCGGATTCGTTCAGGAGTCATGGTCGCTCGAAAGAGCAGCGCAGGCAGCCGATAGCCTCGACCGCGCACGACGCCGTCTCCATGAACTGCGTCTCCGTCTGGAACACCATCAATAG
- a CDS encoding AAA family ATPase codes for MYITNLKLKNWRNFHEAEIHLTQTSYVIGPNASGKSNLLDVFRFLRDVCKPAGGGLQKAVKDRGGIKKLRCLHARRDPEVKIEVFFGERVDDRSNSWRYVLGFKSEGKGAQRLLVSCEEVWRAKKCIIKRPLPDDQKDDRLLTETYLEQTRASADFREIVDYFSSITYLHLVPQLLKYGDKIGGNPLEDDPFGQGFLERIAKCQVRIREARLKKINVALSAAVPQFKELHFKKDEVTGKPHLEALYEHHRPKAGWQREDQFSDGTLRFLGILWSLLEGNSLLLIEEPEMSLHQAVVEQLPALIERIQRASKQRRQIIISSHSEALLSNKGIDSRSVVVLEATREGTIARSPNNEEKKGLDAGLSVAEVVLPQTRPKKIEQLGQMRLWE; via the coding sequence ATGTATATTACTAATCTGAAACTAAAGAATTGGCGTAACTTCCACGAAGCTGAGATCCATCTTACCCAGACATCTTATGTTATAGGACCGAACGCCTCCGGAAAATCAAACCTCCTTGACGTGTTTCGGTTCCTCCGCGACGTGTGCAAACCGGCTGGCGGGGGACTTCAGAAGGCCGTGAAAGACCGGGGTGGGATTAAGAAACTCCGTTGTCTTCATGCTCGGCGTGACCCCGAGGTGAAAATCGAGGTCTTTTTTGGTGAGCGAGTTGATGATCGATCCAACTCCTGGCGGTATGTGCTCGGCTTCAAATCGGAAGGCAAGGGTGCTCAGCGCCTGCTTGTTTCCTGCGAGGAGGTTTGGCGTGCCAAAAAGTGTATCATCAAACGCCCGCTTCCCGATGACCAGAAGGACGATCGGTTGCTCACGGAAACTTACCTGGAACAGACGAGGGCCAGTGCCGATTTCCGAGAGATTGTGGACTACTTCAGCAGCATTACCTACCTTCATCTGGTGCCCCAACTACTCAAGTATGGAGACAAGATTGGTGGGAACCCTCTTGAGGACGATCCCTTCGGTCAGGGATTCTTGGAGCGGATAGCCAAGTGCCAGGTGAGGATACGCGAAGCAAGACTGAAGAAGATTAATGTGGCCCTGTCAGCTGCAGTTCCTCAGTTCAAAGAATTGCATTTCAAGAAAGATGAAGTGACAGGAAAACCGCACCTCGAAGCCCTTTATGAGCATCACCGCCCCAAAGCTGGGTGGCAGAGGGAAGATCAGTTCTCCGACGGAACACTTCGGTTCCTAGGCATCCTCTGGTCTCTCCTTGAAGGCAATTCATTGCTTCTCATTGAGGAACCGGAAATGTCTCTGCATCAGGCCGTGGTGGAGCAGCTTCCAGCCCTGATAGAGCGCATTCAGCGCGCTAGCAAGCAGCGACGGCAGATTATTATAAGTTCCCACAGTGAGGCCCTGCTCAGCAACAAAGGTATCGACTCCCGCAGTGTCGTAGTCCTTGAGGCGACTCGTGAAGGTACGATTGCCCGTTCCCCAAACAATGAAGAAAAAAAGGGCCTTGATGCAGGTCTTTCGGTTGCAGAGGTCGTGTTACCGCAGACACGCCCTAAAAAGATAGAGCAGTTGGGACAGATGAGGCTTTGGGAATGA
- a CDS encoding ISNCY family transposase: protein MKRTEMLQEIRRMRFEEAYGGWQKGRLSQEEAAEILGVCSRTFRRQIGRYEENGLSGLDDKRLNQASHRRAPVDEVMALGERYKSSYRGWNVKHFYSWYSREGGVRSYTWVKNTLQRQGLVLKLKKKGSHRKRRDRNPLPGMMLHQDGSDHEWVLGKKWDLIVTMDDATNEHYSMFFVHEEGTASSFQGVQDVILKKGLFSSLYTDRGSHYWFTPKEGGKVSKTQLTQFGRAMQQLGIEMIPAYSPEARGRSERMFRTHQGRLPKELAAHNITTIDAANHYLRKVYQPAFNKEFKQKPLEEGSAFVPWVGTHIEDTLCEHHERTVSPDNCVSFDGIILQIPPDRYRCHYVRVRVKVHRYTDGSLAIFHGPRKLADYDENGKLKTKKKEKAA, encoded by the coding sequence ATGAAGCGGACAGAGATGCTACAGGAGATCCGGAGGATGCGATTTGAAGAGGCATATGGAGGATGGCAAAAAGGGAGATTAAGCCAGGAGGAAGCAGCAGAGATATTGGGGGTATGCAGCCGGACATTTCGGCGTCAGATTGGTCGCTATGAAGAAAACGGGCTTTCGGGTCTGGACGATAAACGGCTTAATCAGGCCTCACATCGACGTGCGCCGGTAGATGAGGTCATGGCGTTAGGTGAGCGATACAAGAGCAGTTATAGAGGCTGGAATGTGAAGCATTTTTACTCCTGGTATTCAAGAGAAGGGGGAGTGCGGAGTTACACTTGGGTCAAGAATACGCTTCAGCGCCAGGGATTGGTTTTGAAGTTAAAAAAGAAAGGTTCTCATCGCAAGAGAAGAGATCGTAACCCCTTGCCAGGGATGATGTTGCATCAAGACGGGAGTGACCATGAATGGGTTTTGGGCAAGAAGTGGGATTTGATCGTGACGATGGATGATGCAACAAATGAACATTACAGTATGTTTTTTGTTCATGAAGAGGGAACGGCCAGCAGCTTTCAGGGCGTACAGGATGTGATTCTTAAAAAGGGGTTATTCAGTTCACTTTATACGGATAGAGGCAGTCACTACTGGTTTACGCCGAAAGAAGGAGGCAAGGTCAGCAAAACCCAACTCACCCAGTTCGGTCGGGCCATGCAACAGTTAGGCATTGAGATGATCCCCGCATATTCTCCAGAAGCAAGAGGCCGGAGCGAAAGAATGTTCCGCACACATCAAGGCAGACTTCCCAAAGAGCTTGCCGCCCATAACATCACAACCATAGACGCTGCCAACCATTACCTGAGAAAGGTATATCAACCTGCATTTAACAAAGAGTTCAAACAAAAACCATTGGAGGAAGGTTCGGCTTTTGTTCCTTGGGTGGGAACTCATATCGAGGATACGCTTTGTGAGCATCATGAACGGACTGTTAGTCCCGATAATTGTGTCAGCTTTGACGGGATAATTTTACAGATTCCGCCTGATAGGTATCGTTGTCATTACGTCAGGGTTAGAGTTAAAGTCCATCGCTACACAGACGGTTCCCTGGCCATTTTTCATGGTCCACGGAAACTGGCTGATTATGATGAAAATGGAAAGCTGAAAACAAAGAAAAAAGAAAAGGCAGCGTAA
- a CDS encoding radical SAM protein — MNIILEDEGMHYEGYCIRPPSEADSILLQVTLGCSHNKCTFCGSYPDKRFKIKDDRIILSDILFAARHMQHEDRLFLMDGDALIIPQQRLVWILEHIKEHLPRVKRVGAYANVKSIKLKSLEELKLLRQNNLGILYLGVETGDDEIRNAIHKGSAAATCIEMGRRVKEAGIQLSATVLLGIGGREKSLRHARATGELLSAMDPDFVGALTVMLIPGTPLYRDCENGMFELPDEAGLLRELREMISCTDLTRGYFFSNHASNYLPVKAKLPSGKQRALDLIDAALRGEIGLKPEWMRAL; from the coding sequence ATGAATATTATTCTCGAAGATGAAGGGATGCATTATGAAGGGTATTGCATCAGACCGCCCAGTGAGGCCGACAGCATCCTTTTGCAGGTCACATTGGGCTGCTCACATAACAAATGCACATTTTGCGGTTCTTATCCGGACAAGCGCTTCAAGATCAAGGATGACAGGATTATTCTCAGCGACATCCTTTTTGCAGCTCGACATATGCAGCACGAGGATCGCCTGTTTTTGATGGATGGCGATGCCCTGATTATTCCCCAACAGAGGTTGGTCTGGATACTGGAACACATCAAAGAGCACCTACCACGGGTCAAACGGGTTGGGGCCTATGCAAACGTCAAAAGCATCAAATTGAAATCCCTGGAAGAACTGAAGCTCTTGCGCCAAAATAACCTCGGCATTCTGTATTTAGGCGTCGAGACTGGCGATGATGAAATCAGAAATGCGATCCATAAAGGTTCTGCTGCTGCGACATGCATCGAAATGGGACGCAGGGTTAAGGAGGCTGGCATCCAGTTGTCGGCCACGGTTCTTTTAGGTATTGGTGGTCGTGAGAAATCACTTCGTCATGCCCGCGCGACGGGCGAGTTGTTAAGCGCCATGGACCCCGATTTTGTCGGGGCTTTGACGGTGATGCTCATTCCAGGGACACCCCTTTACCGTGATTGTGAAAACGGGATGTTCGAACTACCCGATGAAGCGGGATTGCTCAGGGAATTGAGGGAAATGATCTCCTGTACGGATTTGACCAGAGGATATTTTTTCTCGAACCATGCCTCCAATTACCTGCCAGTTAAGGCAAAGCTACCGAGTGGCAAGCAAAGAGCTTTGGATTTGATAGATGCGGCTTTGCGGGGAGAAATTGGCCTCAAGCCCGAATGGATGCGTGCATTGTGA
- the ilvB gene encoding biosynthetic-type acetolactate synthase large subunit, which translates to MKTNKTDCGMIKNPENKVRTGAGIFVDTINELGISYIFGHTGGAIMPMYVEMNERLKRKEKTPEVIMFRHEQGAGHAAEGYAKITGRPGFVCVTSGPAATNIVTPIADAHMDSIPVIFVTGQVSSPGIGTDAFQEVPIALIVSQITKHTMLIKKADEIEGALRLAYELTTTGRRGPVLIDICRDALLGNETSQYNKIPFGTKIKIPIDNFDTNSIDEMLYQFSSAKRPILYVGGGIKVEDSQDLLREFAKKYDTPVGMTLMGLGTIERNDRLSLGMLGIHGTVEALYSALNADYILAIGARFDDRVVVKGFGKKAKIIAHVDIDASEIDKIRKVDYSINTSAKRFLEYALRHGPERIESLKDWHDEIIEWRKLNPKLDDDKDEIIPQKFIKELSDLTSGGAVVATGVGQHQMWTAQYYNFKNPKDFITSGGLGTMGCGLPAAIGAYYANKDKAILLVDGDGSFQMNIQELATIASNRIPVKMFVINNGLWGLPMQWHEMFDRGHLFECCLYRNIDCPVECSSFKDCIKRNHNPDLVGLKDVYHGIKTNRISRSEEITPAIKEALSHKGPYILDVEIKRESYILPIIPPGKGIEDMILERKT; encoded by the coding sequence ATGAAAACTAATAAAACTGACTGCGGAATGATAAAAAACCCGGAAAATAAAGTAAGAACAGGTGCTGGTATCTTTGTTGATACAATAAATGAATTAGGAATCTCTTATATTTTTGGACATACTGGTGGAGCTATAATGCCAATGTATGTTGAGATGAATGAGAGGCTGAAAAGAAAAGAAAAAACACCTGAAGTGATAATGTTTCGGCATGAACAAGGAGCAGGGCATGCTGCAGAAGGTTATGCTAAAATCACTGGAAGACCTGGATTTGTCTGTGTAACATCTGGACCTGCTGCAACAAACATTGTGACACCTATTGCTGATGCACACATGGATTCAATACCTGTAATATTTGTAACAGGACAAGTGTCTTCTCCAGGGATTGGGACTGATGCATTCCAGGAAGTTCCTATTGCACTGATTGTATCACAAATAACAAAACATACAATGCTAATAAAGAAAGCTGATGAGATAGAAGGAGCATTAAGACTTGCATATGAACTAACTACAACTGGCAGAAGAGGACCTGTATTGATTGACATTTGCAGAGATGCATTGCTTGGAAATGAAACTTCTCAATATAATAAAATTCCTTTTGGTACAAAAATAAAAATACCCATCGATAACTTTGATACAAACAGCATAGATGAGATGTTATATCAATTTTCAAGTGCAAAAAGACCTATTTTATATGTTGGAGGCGGGATTAAGGTCGAAGATTCACAAGATCTTTTGAGAGAATTTGCAAAAAAATATGACACACCTGTGGGAATGACACTGATGGGGCTTGGGACAATTGAAAGGAATGATAGACTTTCTCTTGGAATGCTTGGCATACATGGGACAGTTGAAGCTCTTTATTCTGCATTAAATGCAGATTATATTCTCGCAATCGGTGCAAGGTTTGATGATAGAGTTGTTGTAAAAGGTTTTGGGAAAAAAGCTAAAATAATCGCTCATGTTGATATTGATGCTTCGGAAATAGATAAAATAAGAAAAGTTGATTATTCTATAAATACATCTGCAAAAAGATTCTTAGAATACGCTCTTAGACATGGACCAGAAAGGATTGAATCATTAAAAGATTGGCATGATGAAATAATTGAGTGGAGAAAATTAAATCCAAAACTTGATGATGATAAGGATGAGATTATTCCGCAAAAATTCATTAAAGAATTATCTGACCTAACCTCTGGTGGTGCTGTTGTTGCTACAGGTGTTGGACAGCATCAGATGTGGACTGCGCAATATTATAATTTCAAGAATCCAAAAGATTTTATAACTTCTGGAGGACTTGGGACAATGGGTTGTGGATTACCTGCTGCAATTGGTGCATATTATGCTAATAAGGATAAAGCAATATTACTTGTTGACGGTGATGGAAGTTTCCAGATGAACATTCAAGAGCTTGCAACAATTGCCTCAAACAGGATACCTGTAAAGATGTTTGTCATAAACAATGGGTTATGGGGCTTACCTATGCAATGGCATGAGATGTTTGACAGAGGTCATCTATTTGAATGCTGCCTTTATAGAAACATAGACTGTCCTGTAGAATGTTCATCATTTAAAGACTGCATAAAGCGAAACCATAATCCTGACCTTGTTGGACTAAAGGATGTATATCATGGAATAAAGACAAACAGAATATCCAGATCTGAAGAAATAACTCCTGCAATAAAAGAAGCATTATCTCATAAAGGTCCTTATATTTTAGATGTTGAAATAAAAAGAGAGTCTTACATACTTCCAATCATCCCTCCTGGAAAAGGGATTGAAGACATGATATTAGAAAGAAAAACATAA
- the trpE gene encoding anthranilate synthase component I, giving the protein MYYPDFDAFKNFADRGNLIPVYREIMADIDTPVSALMKLGSKSHVFLLESVEGGEKWGRYTFLGSDPRIIFEVKGEDVLIHENGKVNCRKHQGDPLKFLKNLLNVYRPVPLNGLPRFFGGAVGYLGYDMVRYFEKLPSRINDDLKTDDSIFIITDTLIVFDNVRHTIKVVSCAFTENRKDLKNVYDETINKIDGMIDILRTPLETKERYRKVENDSPLQSNMSPETFKDIVRKAKEYIVAGDIIQVVLSQRFNTENGLDPIDLYRALRYVNPSPYLFFLKLSDMFLIGSSPEVMVRLEEGIAELRPIAGTRKRGKNEQEDRRLADELLEDPKERAEHVMLVDLGRNDLGRIAQIGSVQVNQLMVVERYSHVMHLVSNIQAQLSKGKDCFDLLAATFPAGTLSGAPKVRAMEIIDELETTGRGPYGGAVGYFSYTGNMDLCITIRTILVKDGKIFIQVGAGIVADSDPDMEYQETVNKGEGMMQAIRLAASGFEIKKNN; this is encoded by the coding sequence ATGTATTATCCGGACTTCGACGCATTTAAAAATTTTGCAGACCGGGGCAACCTAATCCCCGTCTACAGAGAGATCATGGCCGATATTGACACGCCTGTCTCAGCCCTCATGAAACTTGGCTCAAAATCCCACGTCTTTCTCCTTGAGAGCGTTGAAGGCGGCGAAAAATGGGGACGTTACACCTTTCTGGGATCAGACCCCCGTATCATATTCGAGGTCAAAGGAGAGGATGTCCTGATTCATGAAAATGGTAAGGTTAACTGCCGGAAGCACCAGGGAGATCCTCTCAAATTTCTAAAAAATTTACTGAACGTTTATCGCCCCGTTCCGCTGAACGGGCTACCGCGTTTTTTTGGAGGGGCCGTGGGATATCTCGGTTATGATATGGTACGCTATTTTGAAAAACTGCCATCCCGGATCAACGATGACTTGAAGACAGACGATTCAATCTTTATTATCACCGATACCCTAATTGTTTTTGATAATGTCAGACACACAATTAAAGTGGTGTCGTGCGCCTTTACTGAAAACCGTAAAGATCTCAAGAATGTTTACGACGAAACAATCAATAAAATTGACGGTATGATAGATATACTGAGAACCCCCCTTGAAACAAAAGAACGATATCGAAAGGTTGAAAACGATTCCCCTCTCCAATCCAATATGTCCCCTGAAACATTTAAGGACATCGTCAGAAAAGCTAAGGAATACATTGTTGCCGGAGATATCATCCAGGTTGTCCTCTCACAAAGATTTAATACGGAGAACGGTCTGGATCCAATTGATCTGTACCGGGCGCTTCGTTATGTAAACCCCTCCCCTTACCTCTTTTTCCTTAAGCTTAGCGATATGTTCCTTATTGGATCCTCACCGGAGGTTATGGTCCGTCTCGAAGAGGGGATTGCGGAATTAAGACCTATCGCGGGAACGAGAAAAAGGGGAAAGAACGAACAGGAGGACAGGCGCCTTGCCGATGAGCTTCTTGAAGATCCCAAAGAGAGGGCGGAACATGTCATGCTGGTTGATCTGGGAAGGAATGATCTCGGAAGAATAGCACAGATCGGCAGTGTTCAGGTCAATCAACTCATGGTAGTGGAGAGGTATTCACATGTTATGCATCTTGTCTCAAATATCCAGGCGCAATTATCAAAGGGAAAGGATTGCTTTGACCTCCTCGCGGCTACCTTTCCCGCCGGCACGCTGTCCGGGGCGCCGAAAGTAAGAGCTATGGAGATCATAGACGAACTGGAGACTACCGGGCGCGGTCCTTACGGTGGCGCTGTGGGATACTTCAGTTATACAGGGAATATGGATCTCTGTATAACGATCAGAACCATTTTAGTCAAAGACGGCAAGATTTTTATCCAGGTCGGAGCGGGTATTGTAGCTGATTCGGACCCCGATATGGAATATCAGGAAACCGTTAATAAAGGCGAGGGAATGATGCAGGCGATACGTCTTGCCGCCTCGGGATTTGAAATAAAGAAGAATAACTAA
- a CDS encoding aminodeoxychorismate/anthranilate synthase component II — MILMIDNYDSFTYNLVQYLGQLGQDVTVYRNDEITLDEIGKLAPDAIFLSPGPCTPKEAGITVDVIREFHKSVPLMGVCLGHQAIGYAFGGNVVRAGRLMHGKTSPIINDGKTIFKGLPNPFTAGRYHSLLVERTSLPSCLEISAETEEGEIMGIRHREYPVEGIQFHPESILTPHGKRIIKNYLEMIIKKEMLQ, encoded by the coding sequence ATGATCTTAATGATCGATAATTACGATTCCTTTACCTACAACCTCGTTCAGTATCTGGGCCAGTTGGGCCAGGATGTTACGGTTTATCGGAATGACGAGATAACTCTCGATGAAATCGGGAAACTCGCACCCGATGCAATATTTTTATCACCCGGTCCGTGCACGCCAAAGGAAGCGGGAATCACTGTTGATGTCATCAGAGAATTTCATAAATCCGTACCCCTCATGGGGGTCTGCCTGGGGCATCAGGCCATCGGTTATGCCTTCGGCGGTAACGTAGTAAGAGCCGGCAGGCTCATGCATGGTAAAACCTCCCCGATCATCAATGACGGAAAAACGATCTTTAAAGGTCTCCCTAATCCTTTCACTGCAGGACGTTATCATTCCCTCCTTGTGGAGAGGACTTCCCTTCCATCCTGTCTTGAGATAAGTGCTGAAACCGAGGAAGGAGAAATCATGGGCATACGGCATCGTGAATACCCGGTGGAAGGAATACAGTTCCATCCTGAATCGATCCTGACACCGCATGGCAAGAGAATTATAAAAAATTATTTAGAAATGATTATAAAAAAGGAGATGCTACAATGA
- the trpD gene encoding anthranilate phosphoribosyltransferase, whose amino-acid sequence MIKEAIAKVVDHEDLNETAMMEVMDEVMEGKATPAQIAAFITALRIKGETVDEVTGAARIMRKKATRIDARSSIIVDTCGTGGDGMKTFNISTTSAFVVAAAGIVVAKHGNRAVSSSCGSADVLEALGVNISAPPEIVEECIHQIGIGFLFAPKLHGAMKYAIGPRREIGIRTIFNMLGPLTNPAGATSQLIGVYNPQLTEMFAGVLRNLGTKRAFVVHGSDGLDEATVTGETRVTELKDGNIMTYNIDPVDLFGEMFPVDTLVGGDASLNAQITKDVLTGKSGACRNIVVLNSALAIVAGEKAKTIKEGIAIAAECIDSGAAVKKLQALIEVSNS is encoded by the coding sequence ATGATAAAAGAGGCAATTGCAAAGGTAGTAGATCACGAAGATCTCAATGAAACAGCAATGATGGAAGTCATGGATGAAGTTATGGAGGGAAAGGCGACGCCCGCGCAGATCGCCGCTTTCATAACCGCACTCAGGATCAAAGGTGAAACGGTTGATGAAGTTACCGGCGCAGCCCGTATCATGAGGAAAAAAGCGACAAGAATTGATGCTCGTTCTTCAATTATCGTTGATACCTGTGGCACCGGCGGTGATGGAATGAAGACTTTTAATATATCCACAACGAGCGCTTTTGTCGTGGCTGCTGCGGGCATTGTCGTCGCTAAACATGGAAACCGAGCCGTTTCCAGCAGCTGTGGAAGCGCAGATGTCCTGGAGGCATTAGGCGTAAATATCAGCGCGCCACCGGAGATTGTAGAAGAATGCATTCATCAGATCGGCATCGGCTTTCTTTTTGCGCCTAAACTTCATGGAGCAATGAAGTATGCTATCGGTCCGCGAAGAGAGATCGGAATCAGGACAATATTCAACATGTTGGGCCCGCTGACAAATCCCGCCGGGGCCACGTCCCAGCTTATCGGGGTGTATAATCCGCAGTTAACGGAGATGTTTGCAGGTGTGCTCAGAAATCTCGGCACAAAGAGGGCCTTTGTGGTTCATGGTTCTGACGGTCTCGATGAAGCGACGGTTACCGGTGAGACGCGTGTAACAGAATTGAAAGATGGGAATATCATGACGTATAATATTGACCCCGTTGATCTCTTTGGTGAAATGTTTCCGGTTGACACGCTTGTCGGTGGTGATGCTTCGCTTAATGCTCAGATCACAAAGGACGTATTAACCGGCAAAAGCGGCGCCTGTCGAAATATTGTCGTTCTCAATTCCGCCTTGGCAATTGTGGCCGGTGAAAAGGCAAAAACAATCAAAGAGGGGATTGCGATAGCAGCAGAATGTATTGACAGCGGAGCGGCCGTCAAAAAACTACAAGCCCTGATTGAGGTGAGTAATAGTTGA
- the trpC gene encoding indole-3-glycerol phosphate synthase TrpC: MILDKIIIAKKEEVARLNRTMPLSELKAAIRYLSSPRDFRGAISGKTCAIIAEVKRRSPSRGILREDFDPVKIASLYEGNGAAAISVLTDREFFGGDTSFLTDIKNIVSLPLLRKDFIIDPYQIYETRRLNGDALLLIAGILEEEQLREYIRLTESLGLSALVEVHSRGEVNKALIAGATLIGINNRDLKTFSTDLSTSFNIAQHIPADKVIISESGINTREDIEMLMKAGIHAFLIGESLMCSQNIGLKLKELRGNE, from the coding sequence ATGATTCTTGATAAGATCATTATTGCAAAAAAAGAAGAAGTCGCCCGTTTGAATCGGACCATGCCCCTTTCCGAATTGAAAGCGGCCATTCGATATCTTTCCTCCCCCCGTGATTTCCGGGGTGCGATTAGTGGAAAAACGTGTGCCATTATTGCCGAAGTTAAAAGACGCTCTCCCTCCAGGGGAATTCTCAGAGAAGATTTTGATCCTGTTAAAATCGCTTCACTCTATGAGGGAAACGGAGCTGCAGCAATATCCGTCCTCACGGATAGGGAATTTTTTGGTGGAGATACATCCTTTCTCACGGATATTAAGAATATCGTCAGCCTTCCATTGTTGAGAAAGGACTTCATCATTGACCCGTACCAGATCTACGAAACCCGGCGCCTTAATGGTGACGCCCTCCTCCTCATTGCAGGCATTCTTGAAGAGGAGCAGTTGAGAGAATACATTCGGCTGACCGAATCTCTTGGCCTTTCTGCCCTCGTTGAAGTACATTCCCGGGGTGAAGTGAATAAGGCCCTCATTGCCGGAGCTACCCTTATCGGAATTAACAACAGGGATTTGAAAACATTTTCTACAGACCTGAGTACTTCTTTTAATATCGCGCAACATATACCGGCAGACAAAGTTATCATAAGCGAAAGCGGCATTAACACAAGAGAAGATATCGAGATGTTGATGAAGGCTGGGATTCATGCCTTCTTGATCGGCGAGAGCCTTATGTGTTCTCAAAATATCGGATTAAAGTTGAAAGAGCTTCGCGGCAATGAATAG
- a CDS encoding phosphoribosylanthranilate isomerase, with protein MNRKSTLEIKICGITNREDAINACTYGADALGFIFYPQTPRYVTPETARHIIENLPRDIIKVGVFVNHDIQKVKDIFEYCGLDLIQLHGDESPEYCRQFPESLLIKAYSPRSEEDLNSVNKYPVKAILIDSRDSERYGGTGKTSDWNLAAKLKEMHALILSGGLNIDNILEAMNTVLPHAVDINSGIEVSPGKKDPDKMKTIIKMVHAIERKSPVTIFTRMSQS; from the coding sequence ATGAATAGAAAATCAACACTGGAAATCAAGATTTGTGGAATTACCAATCGTGAAGATGCAATTAATGCTTGCACCTATGGAGCCGATGCCCTCGGATTCATTTTTTATCCGCAGACACCACGGTATGTAACCCCGGAAACAGCAAGGCACATCATAGAAAATCTTCCGCGTGATATAATTAAGGTTGGTGTCTTTGTGAATCATGATATTCAAAAGGTCAAGGATATATTTGAATACTGCGGACTCGACCTTATTCAGCTTCACGGTGATGAATCACCGGAGTATTGCAGGCAGTTCCCGGAATCTTTACTGATAAAAGCATATTCGCCCCGGAGTGAGGAAGACCTGAATAGTGTAAATAAATATCCTGTTAAGGCAATCCTGATAGATTCGCGAGATTCCGAACGTTATGGTGGTACGGGAAAAACATCCGACTGGAACCTGGCAGCGAAATTAAAAGAAATGCACGCTCTTATTCTTTCCGGAGGATTGAATATCGACAATATTCTCGAAGCAATGAATACGGTTTTACCCCATGCCGTTGATATCAACAGCGGTATTGAAGTTTCACCAGGGAAGAAAGACCCGGATAAAATGAAAACTATCATTAAGATGGTTCATGCGATCGAGAGAAAAAGTCCGGTAACGATATTTACAAGAATGTCGCAATCATAG